The genome window ATCGACGACATCTGCCGAATGACGGGGAAGCAAACGCGCGAGGTTCACGCCGCGATCATGTCTCTCGACCTGGCGGGGCGCCTTGAGCGACGCGGCTCAAGCCACATCGTTCTGCGAGCTTGAGATGCCTCTCGCGTTCCTTCAAACGCAGACGCCATTTTTCGATGGGCGTCGGCGTTCAAACGAAACCGTCCGAACGCCGGCTCCAGGGGAAGCTCAGGCCTCCTGACAATGAAAGCGAGCCTCTTCTTCCGCCACGGAAATGAGATCCGCGAGCAGCCGGAACTGCGATTTCGCGGCTACGAGGCGCAGCGATGAAAGGAGCGAGGCGATATATTCAGCCGCTTCGGGAGGCGTCATATCCACCACATCGTCATCATATGTAGCATCGGTTTCCCCGATGCTGCCTTCGGTCATGACGTGTGCAAGATACAGTTGTTTTCGGCGCGCATTCATGTGACTCAAACCTCGCCAGATCTGGAACTGGTACTCGGGAATGGCAGGATAATTATACGGTTTATCAACTATAAGTTGCGCCATATGCGCTTAGCAAGTACGGCCTTTCACTCTCCATCGTTAAAACAGTTTTTCTTCAATGTGGAGTGGCAGTTTGGTCACTAGGGCCGAACTGTGGCATTGAAAAACGCCTCGCGGCATGGATTTGCCCGAGTTGTGAAGTTACCGTCGCGCATCAGCGCGCTTGCTGTTTCGCAACGGGGGATCTCATTCGCAACGCGACACTCGTTTTCGATCTCGATGGAACAATCGCCGATACAGCGGGCGATCTGATTGAGGCGGCCAATGCCGCACTTGCGGAGCAGGGCTTTTCCAAGGCGTCTCCGGCGGCCATCCGTCACGGCGTCGGATATGGCGCGAAAGCGATGCTGCGAGCCGCTCTCGACGAGACGCGCGAAGCGGCCGATGAGGCCGAACTGGACCATCTCGCGCAGCAGCTCGTCGCCTTCTACGAGCAGCGCATCGCCGTGCAGACGACGCTCTTTCCCGGCTTCCTCGACGCCGCTCTTGCGCTTCGCAGCCGTGGCGCAAAGCTCGCGCTCTGCACCAACAAGACCGAGCGGCTGATGACACGGCTGCTTTCGGAACTCGGCATCGCTGACCTTTTCGAGGCCGTGGCCGGGCGCGACACCTTCCCGTTCCACAAGCCGGACCCGCGCCATATTACCCAACTCGTCGCGCAGGCAGGAGGCCGGCTTCCGTTCGCGGCGATGATCGGGGACAGCGAGGCCGATATCGCAGCCGCACGGGGCGCGGGCATTGCGGCGATTGCCGTCCGCTTCGGTTATGCGGCCGTGCCTGCGGACGCGCTCGGCGCAGACGCAGTCCTCGACAGTTTTGTCGAGCTTCCAGATCTGGTGGAACGTCTTCTCGGTCGCGTGGCATCCGAAGCTTGAGCGGGATCTGCGCGATTCATGTTGCGCAGCCGGACCTTTTGACAGGAAGCTAGCTTTATAAAAGCAGCTAACCTTTCCCTTGGCCTTAGCAAGGTTTGAGAGATGACAGGAGTTTGGCAGGAGCTCGCCGACAGCCTGCCCCGGCAGTACGGGATAATATGGATTTGCGCCGCCATCGCGCTCTCGTTTGCGGTTTGCAGCATCTACTCACGAAGCTATGGCCGGGACATGCTACGTCAGCCGCCTGGCAGCCGGATCGCGCTGGCAGTGGATGAGGCGTTCGCGCCATCTGAGCGGTTTGCGGGATTTGTCCATGAAGCGAGCGGCACATCGCTTATCGTCACCGATCTCCCGCTGATGGCCTTTGAGCAGTTCAGCAAACTCGGCAATGCGGCCGAGCGTCTCAAGGCGCAGGGGGTGAGCGGCATCTCGCAGCATCTGCTGCCTTCGCGTGGCGGCGATTACATCTATTTTCGCGGCGAGCAAACGACGTCGCTCGTAGACTACGCGAAATACATCCTCATTTTCCGCGATGCCGGCGCGACCGGCATGGTGACGGCAAACATTCCGGTCGCGGCGCTCTCGTCGGGCGTCGTGACGGAGCCTCAGATCGAAACAATACTCGCATCGGCGACGATCCGTCCAAAAGGCTGCGGAAGACAAGCCGCTGTTTTCGATGTCGTATAGCGGGCCGTTCGAGGAAGACCTGTCCCTACTGGGCACCACGAAAGGATACCGTCTCAAAGGGGCTGAAAAGGCGCAGGCCAGCGGAGGTCGCGGGTCGCAGCCGCTGTTTCTCGTGGCGCCATCGCTCGCTCGCGTGCCGGTTGAGAACCTCGGCGAATTCTCCAGGCGCGCCTTCGACGGCATCGAACAATTTCGCGACAAGCAACTCCTTGAAACGAGCGTAATGAAAATTGCCGGGCTCGACGCCGTCGAAGCGATCGGGCGAGGGATAAACGGGGGCACGGGGCGGCCCACGCTGTTGTTTCAGGTCGTCGTCGCGGCGCGCAAAGGCGGATATTTCCGCCTGCTCGGTATGGCGCCCGAGGATGCGCGCGAGGAGTATTTGCCGGAATTCAGGAAGATGGCGCGCGGTTTCCGGCCGCTCGACTGACAGCCGGCGCGCCTCGATGTCCGCTTACGCGCGCCGGGGCAAGCACGAAACGCAGCGTTTGCGCCGGCCGCTTCCAATCCGGCGATTTACAGGATACGCGAGCGAAGGTAGTGTTGCCGCGCGGGTCCCGTAGCTCAACAGGACAGAGCACCTGCCTTCTAAGCAGGGGGTTGGAGGTTCGAGCCCTCCCGGGATCGCCAATTAAATCAATGAGTTAGTGCTTGCGGTGCGGATAATCTCGACATCGGGGTAACACTCAGGGTAACAATTGCACCGTTTCTGCTGGGCGGTTTTTGGCGGTAACCAGCCGGACGCCCAATGCGAGCGCGTGATCCGCGATGAGCAGGTCGTTCGGCCCGATAGCACGCCCTCGGCCTCAAATTCCGCGCGAAGCCGTCCATAGCAGCCCCCTCGCGAGACGTGACGCGCATCGACCAGCTTGCGCACTCCGTAAAAGATCTAAAAAGTATCGTGCTTGAACTACGCGAGAAGGGCGTCGCTCTCCCCGCGACTGAACAGCCAATCGATACGTCGACCGAGGCCGGCAAGGACACCGCCGACGCGGCCTAAGCGCCTAAGCCAGCCGCCGCAGGGCGAAGCTCTTGCCACCGTCCATGGACGACAGGTGTCCGAGGCGAGCGAGCGCATTGGAAGCGACGCGTCTCTCGATCTGCTTGCCCGGTGCGAAGGTGCGGGCGATGTCTTCGGCGCTTAGCGGGCCGGTCGCCGCTTCCAGCACCCTCATCACATCGACGGTTTCGGCAAGTTCATCGCCGGTGGGGAACTTCCGCTTCATCTCGCGAAGATCGTCTTCCAAAAACAGCGAACCTTGCCCCGGCTGCATTCTCGGCTTCTCTGGCACGCCGCCGCTCATCCTCAAGCCGCGCCTTCTCGGCATCCGAGCCGAAGCGAGGGATTACGACCCCATCGCCGCCATGTCCCACGAGACGCGCGACTGCATTATTCGTGCTGGCGGAGGACACGTGAGACTGTAACCATATCAGGGATAAGCGGCGGCATCGCGTCTCATATTGGAAAACCCATCTGGTTAGGTTATGTTCATGGTGACGATCCATCGCGCTTTTGGGTTCCGCGTTGTCATTTATCCCGGCGATCATGAACCGGCGCATGTTCACGTGACCAAAGGTGGTGGTATGGCCGTCATCAATCTTGTCGGACCCGATGGGAAACCGGACCTAGTGAGAACCGAAAAATTGAAGACGAAAGAGATTCGGGACGTGATGAGGGTGGTAGCCGAAAAACCGCGAAGTGTTTTTGGCGCGGTGTAGTGAAATTCATGGTTGACCTGCGTCGGGCGATTGGGTAGCAACGCGGTTTGGATGCATCCATTTGCATACGGTAAGCCGCAGACGGCTTCAAAATCGCTCAAGCGGTTCGCGCCGACTCGAACTCTTGAATGAACCGCCGACGATCTTGCCGAAGTCGAAATCATAGGCCCAGGGTTCGGCTTGCACTGGGAAGCTCTTGACGTCGATCATTCTGTTTCGAGCCTTGTTTCTGGCATTTTCGGAACCGCCGCCTTCATGGCAAGAAAGGCTGGCGCGACAAGATCGGATGCGAAAGCAGCAGCGGCGCGAAAGAACGGCGCGAAGGGCGGGCGCCCCCGGAAAGAGGCTCTCGACACGTTCTTGCTCAAGCCAACCTCTCAGAAGAAGCGGCGGTGGAAATTTATCCGATAAGCCCTTCTTTCAGGGCGCCCGCTCTCGGCAGTCATTTCGTTCCGAAAAAAGAGAGGCCCGCAGCGGAGCGGCCCTTCTGACGAGCTATTACCTCAGGTTTGCGGGCCTCCAGCTCGCGCTCAGCGCACAAACCTTCTCCGGACGTGTCCGAAACAAAGCGTGAAGGTGGAGCATGATTTCGTCATGCCACGCCGTTCGGCGGGCGAACTACAGAAATATATAACTATCAGTTAATAACTCTGTGTATTGATCTTCTGACGAACTAATAGACATCGAATGAAAAAATTTGCGACATTTATGATGTTATCGTCATCCGAGCGATTTGTGTTCACTCTTGATATCAATTCTGGATTGATACGGAATTATATTCCGAGGCAATTTCGCATTTAGGATACGGATCGTCAGCCTACGGCGGAACGACACGGGGCGGACACGCCACTATGCCCGCCCCGTCCCCGCTACCACCCGTCCGGCATGCGGACCCAGACAAGCGAAGGCTACCCGGAAGTCATCTCGCCTGATACGCGCGAGATACACCAAATATGCCGAAGGCCGGTGTTGGCCCCGCGATGGCCACTTGCCCATCCGGGAGGCGGACGCAATGCACAGCATGCTCCCAACGCGCGGCCTCGATCGCCTGACGCACGGCGCGTCTCGATCTCGCGCTCAACGTCTTGGGAGCGGAACAGAAGCGTTTTGACGCGAGCAATCACAGCCACGTCGCCACCGCTTTCGGCGACAGACAAGGTGTCGTCCACATATTAGCGTGCGCGGGAGATCAAAATCGAAATCGACCGGATTTCAGCAATGGACAGGGGCATTGCGAATTGGCCTTTCCGCTTGAGTAGAAAGTATGGATATGCCTATTTTATATCAAAGCGGCCTCGTATCAATATAAAATATCCAAGTACGGAAGAAATACGCATGATCACAGGCGATCAGCTACGGGCGGCGCGGGCACTCGCTCGCCTCACGATTCAAGAACTCGCCGATCTCGCCGTCATCAACAAGATGACGATTGTCCGGATCGAAGCCGGAGCGAGGGCAAATCGCCTGACACTTCTGCATCTCCAAGAAATCTTGGAAGCACAAGGGATTGCGTTCATCGAGGCTGATGATCACGGGGGAAGCGGCGTGCGCTTCAAACTTGGCGTCGAGGCCGATCTGGCAAGAAAGAAGAAGAGCGCGACCGATGACGGTGAAGCCGGCGACGGGCTGAAAGCTCTCTACCCCGAACTTGCAGACTTCTGGATTGAACACCCTGAAGCGCTTGCGCGCCTGTCCGACGAAGGCCGCAGGACGATCTCCGAAGCTGCTCTCGGTGATCCGCGCGCACTTGACGACTTGGCGGCACGGCCGTGAGGTGCGGGCGCCTGTGCATAATTGTGCACCATGGCGCACACGACCTTGAAGCTCCGCACGCGCGCGCAGGATATTGTGGGTCACGGACCCGACGCACCCCTAATTATGGCAAAAGCTCAAGCGGTAGACACGACACGCCGTTCAACTCGCGCGCGATGCGCTCGCCGACGACGGTCATCTTCGTTCTCACATGCCTCGGATCGGTCCGTTTCAGATCGAGCGCGGTTTTTATCCCCTGCTCTTCGAGCCAGGCTGACCATTGACGGCCGACGCCCCAAATATCGCCAACCTCGATTTTGGCCAGGACCGCATCGATATCCGCTACATCGAACAAGTTGAAGACGCCCTTTGCCTCTGGGTCCTTCTTCGCCATCCGGTTCGCTATCGTGGCGAGCGCCTTGGTGCAGCCAATCCCGATCGTGTCAGGCGACACGGCAAACTGCCCTCTGACGACATGAGGAACTGCCCCCTCGTGACGAAGGAGGGGTCTCATGAACGATCATCGAATCGACGAAAGCCCGAAGCGGATGAACGATCCGCGGAGGGGGGTCATGAAGGAGCCGGAGGAGGTCGCGGCGATGCTGCGGCTGTGGTCGGTCGGCTGGGGATTGAAGCGGATCGGCCGGGAGTTCCGCTGCAGCCATCACACGGTCAAGCGTTACGTTGAAGCAGGCGGGTCCGTGGCCTACAGGCAGCCGGAGCGGCCGCGCAAGCTTGATGGCCTTGAGGATTGGCTGCGCGAGCGGTTCCGGCGCCATCGCGGCAACGCCGACGTGGTCCGCCAGGAACTGATTGCGGAGAAGGGCATCGCCGTCAGCCTTCGCACGGTGGAGCGGGCGGTGGCGCGGTTCCGGCAGGAACTCGACGCCGAAGCGCGCGCCTGCGTGCGTTTCGAGACGCGGCCCGGCAAGCAGATGCAGATCGACTTTGGCGAGCGCCTGGTCGAGATCGGCGGCGTCAGGATCAAGGCGTTTCTGTTCGTCGCCACGCTCGGCTACTCGCGCCGGATCCATGTCCGCGCCTTCAGCGCCAGGAAAGCTGGTTCGACGGGCTGGAAAGCGCCTTTGCGAAGTTCGGCGGCGTGACGGAAGACGTGCTGTTCGACAACGCCAGGGCACTCGTCGACCGGCATGACAGGCTGACCGGCGCGGTCGCCTACAACGCAAAGCTGTTGGCTTTTGCCAGGCATTGGGGCTTTCGGCCGAAAGCCTGCGCTCCGTATCGGGCGCGCACGAAAGGCAAGACGGAAAACGGCGTGGGCTATGTGAAGAAGAACGCGGTCGCGGGGCGAGCGTTTGCGACATGGGATGCGTTCGAGGCGCACCTTGAGGCCTGGTCCCGCGAGATCGCCGACGCGCGCATTCACGGCACGACCGGGGAAAGCCCTGTGGCGCGCTTTCAGCGCGACGAGCCGGGCGCCTTGAAGGCGGCGGCCGGCGTCCCGCCGTTTCTGGCGGCGCGCGATCTCATCCGCACGGTGCAGGGCGATTGCTCGGTCGAAATCGACGCCAATGCCTATTCGGTTCCGTGGCGGCTGGTGGGCGAGCGGGTGCGCGTGACCGTCACGGGGGGCATGGTGCGCATCTTTCATGGCGGGCGGGAGGTGGCCGCTCATCGCGCCTTCGATGGCCGCCGCCAGCGCATCGTCGAACACTCGCACTTCGAGGGGCTGGCCGGCGCCCGGCCCTTGAGCCTTTCAGACGATGCGGCGCAGCAGCGGCCTCAGGCTCGCGCCTTGCTGCGCCCACTCGCCGAGTACGAAGCTCATGTCGGGGGAGGCTTCTGACGATGTCTTCCTGCGATGACCGGCTTTTGGACATGCTCGGCAAGCTCAAGCTGTTCGGCGTCCGCGACCGGCTCGACAGCCTGCTCGACGAGGCCTCCCGTTCCGACCTCGACATGCGCCAGACGCTGACGCTGCTCCTGGAGCGTGAGATTGCGCGCAAGGACGCGCGCCGGATCGAGATGGCGCTGAAGCTCGCTCACTTCCCGATGGTCCGGGACCTCACAGGCTTCGACTTCGCGGCGCAGCCCTCCGTCGACGCCAGACAAGTGCGCGATCTCGCGGCTGGACGCTGGATCGCCAATAGCGAGAATGTGCTCCTGCTCGGGCCGCCCGGCGTCGGGAAAACCCATCTCGCCATCGCGCTCGGGCGCGAGGCCATTCTGGCGGGTTACGCCGCGCTCTTCATGCCGGCGACGGCGCTGGTGGTGCAACTCGCCAGGGCACATGTGGAAGGCCGGCTCGAGGATCGGCTCATGCACTTCGCCAAACCGAAGCTCCTGATCGTGGACGAACTGGGCTACCTGCCATTCGAGCCCTCTGCGGCGCATCTGTTCTTCCAGCTTGTCTCGCGCCGCTACGAAAAGGGAGCGATGCTGATCACGTCCAACCGCAGCGTCGGCGAATGGGACGCGGTGTTCGGCGATCCGGTCGTGGCGACCGCGATCCTCGACCGCTTGCTCCATCACAGCCACGTCATAACCATCCGCGGCGACAGCTACCGCCTCAAGGAAAAACGTCGCAGCGGTCTTCTGCAGAAGACCGCTGCGACAGAACCAAAGCCTCAAAGGACTGATCAATGACGGGGCAGTTCTTCGTGTCGAAACGGGGCAGTTCCGGATCTCGGTTGACACCGATCGACACCGGGATTCCTGTTTCCTGCCTGACCGTGCTACGGATGGTGCGCGCATAGCCGGTAAGCCCCCTGCCCTCGAAGCCTGCGAGATTCAGGAAGGCCTCGTCGATCGAATAGACTTCAAGCTCGGGCGTGAAGCGCGTCAGCACAGTCATGACACGCCGCGACATGTCGCCATAGAGGGTGTAATTCGAGCTGTAGACAGCGACTTTGCGCCTTTGGAGATCAGCGCGCTTGAGGTGATATGGATCGCCCATCTTGAAGCCGAGCGCCTTGCTTTCAGTCGTCAGAGCGATGATACAGCCGTCATTGTTCGACAACACCACGACCGGCCGGGTTTCGAGCTTCGGCTCAAACACGCGCTCACAGGAGCAATAGAAGCTGTTGCAATCGGCGAGCGCGAATACCGGCATGTCACGCCTCAAACCGGCGGATGCTGCCGGTCACCACGCCCCAGATCACAAGCTCACGTCCTTCGACCATCTTGATCGGTTGATAGGCCGGGTTTTCCGAGCGAAGCTCGATCACCCCGCCGCTTGACCAAAGCCGCTTGACCGTCAGCTCACCGTCCACGACTGCGACGACGATATGGCGATGCCGCGCCGATATGGCGCGATCAACGACAAGAATATCACCGTCGAACAAGCCAGCCATGACCATCGAGTCGCCAGACAAACGCACGTAGAAGGTCGCCGCCGGATTGCGGATGAGAAACTTGTTCAGATCGAGTTCGCCTTCAAGATAATCATCGGCCGGCGAAGGGAATCCCGCAGGCACGCGCGACAGAAACAGCGACAGCGCCATAGCCGCTCCGGCTTTGGGCCGCAGAAGCGCTAAGCTGCCGAGTTTCCATGGGCGAGGAGAAAAGAACATTACGGGAACATCTAGCGCGATCCCGCCAAGGCCCGCAAGGCGTCAGGATGATTTTCCCTCCGCCTGCATGTTGAAAAACGGCCGGAAAGGCTCCGGGATCTGCGTCAACATTTGAGCGTGCATTTGCGCTGCAATCTGATTGCCGAGCGCCGCCCATATCTTGCTCATTGCCTCTGGACCCGCAGCCCCCATCACCTCTTGGGTCATGACGGCGAGGTCTTCGGGACTGACTTCAACAGTGATTTTCATGATGCGGCCTCTCCTGCCCATGTCCTGACGGCCAAGACTTAGCGCATTTTGCTCTTCGCGGCCTTTGCTGTCTGGTAAATTCCGAAAAGCCGACAAAAATCGCCATTTCGCCAAACGGGCGCAAAAGCGTCGGCTTATATTCGGCGCTGCACATGCGTCGGCACCAAAATCTCAGCTATAATCGTTCTTTTGCCGCGAGCAGCCGCGCGCCAGCGCCGCTTCCCTGCATTTGTGGCTTAATCATCCGCCATCGGCAAAAAAAACCTGCTTCCAACGCCTTTCTCATTGGTCTCTGACACCAAAGATCGTGAGGCTGGCTGCGGAAATTCATCAGCCACCACCGGTTGCATCACCAGTCCGCTTGACCGAAACCAGAACGTTTCCGTGAAACATCCCGGCAAAAGGTCGACCTCATTCCAGATCATTTGCGATCCGCAAATCGTCGCTTTGTCTATCACCTTGCACCGAATTCGTTCTAGCAGCCCGGATGACCTTCCTTCTAGCATGTTGCTAGAAGGAACATGCGCTGATGTGCTAGAAAAGTGATAGAAAAGTGCTAGAAAAATACGGGTCATTCCGTTCTAGCAACATGCTAGACGCTTTATATCACCCTTTCCGCCCGAAACGCGCGAGCGCGATAACGCTCATCCTCCCCTCAAAAGTGATGGCAAGATGTGTGAAAGCGGGCCCACTAGCTGGGCCACTTTCAGCCGCGCTTACTCTCCTTCGGATCGACGCGGAAGACGCAAACGAGGTCAATTGACGTGCAAGCCATGCGTTTACATGGTAAGCATCCGGTGAGGGCCGCAGCGTGAGCGCTTGCGGTTGATGACTACGCCGCCAGTTGCAAGCCGGGCTGCTTCCATTCCCAGGGCAGCAGCTCATGGAGTCGGCTTTGCGGCTGGCCTGCGATGCGGGCGAGCACATCGGCCAGCCAAGCCATCGGATCGATGCCGTTGAGTTTGGCCGTCATGATCATCGTCATCATAAAGGCGGCCCGGTCGGCGCCGCGATCTGAACCGGCGAAGAGCCACGACTTTCTTCCGAGCGCAAAACCTCTCAGCGCTCGTTCGGCCGAGTTGTTGCTCAGGCAGATGCGGCCGTCGCCAAGGAAAGCGGCGAACCGATCCCAGCGCTTGAGCAGATAATCGATGGGCCTGGCGACGGAAGCCGAGCGCGACAATCGCGAGCGCTCCTCGCCAAGCGAGGTTTTCAGATCGGCCAGAAGCGGCGCGCTTTGCTTCTGGCGCACGCGCAGGCGCTCGCTGGCGGGAAGGCCGTTGATGGAGCGCTCGATGTCGAACAGCGCGTCGATGCGCTTGACCGCTTCCAGCGCAATCGGGGAGATGGCCGGCGCCTGTTTGCCGCGCTTCGCGTTGGCGGCGATGTCAGCCAGTTCGAAGAACTGGCGCCTGGCGTGCGCCCAGCACAGCGCCGAGACGATGGCGCCTTTTTCGCGCGCCGGATCGTAAAGCCCGTTATAGCCGCTATAGGCGTCGGCCTGCAAAATGCCGGCGAAGTCTCGAAGATGGCTCTCGGGATGCTCCTGCCTTCGGTCTCGCGAAGCGTAGTAAAGCGCGGCCGGCGGCGCGGTCCCGCCAAAAGGGCGATCGTCTCTGACATAGGTCCAGATGCGGCCGGTGACTGTCTTGCCTTTCGCCAGGATCGGCACCGTCGTGTCGTCGCCAAACAACCGTTCGGCCGAAAGAACATGGGCCTCGATCAGCGCCTGGAGCGGTTGCAGCGCCGCCATGCAGGACCCAACCTGATCGGCCAGCGTCGAGACGGAAAGTTCGACGCCTTCGCGCGCATACCGCTCGCTTTGCCGGTTGAGAGGCTGGTGCTGGCCGAACTTCTCGAACAAGATCATGGCCAAAAGGCCCGGCCCGGCAAAACCGCGCGGCGTTGCATGAAAGGGCGCCGGCGGTTGCGCGATCGCCTCGCAGCACCGGCAGGAGAACTTCTCGCGCACCGTTTGGATGACTTTCCAGCGGCGCGGAACAACCTCGAGCGTCTCGGTGACGTCCTCGCCGAGCTTCGACAGCTTCGTCGAGCCGCAAGACGGACAACATGTCGGCGCCGGGAGCACCACGCGCTCGCGCGGCAGATGCGCCGGGAAAGGCTTGCGCGATGGATGCTTGCGCGTAGAGGATGGCGTGCCTTGCGTCCGGGCTGTGGCTGTCTCGGCGAGAAGCTCGTCCTCGGCCGCGGCTGTCTCCAGCTCTTCGAGCTGAAGCTCCATCTGCTCCAGGAGCCGCGCCTTGTGCTCCGAGCGGCTACCGTAAAGCACCCGCCGCAGCTTCTCGATCTCGAGCCTCAGATGAGCGATCAGCGCGTCCGTGCTGGATGTCGCCGCGCGAGCGCGAGCCGCAACGGCCTCGGCGGAAAGGCGGGCGGCGCGCTCGGCGAGGATCATCGCATGCGCGGCGGCAAGGTCGGAAGGAAGAGCGTCAAGCGGCGTGGTCACCCGACAAGAGAATCATGGTTCGCCAACGTTTTCAAAGGCAAACCGTCAGCCAACCGAAGTCGGTCTCCAGGTTTTTTGCGGATTGCGCCAATCGATCCCGGAGAGCAGATAGCCAAGCTGCGCGGGCGAAATCGAGATCGCGCCGTCAGCCGGGCTCGGCCACAAGAACCGGCCTTTCTCCAGACGCTTCGTAAAAAGGCAGGCGCCCTGGCCGTCATGCCAGATCACCTTCAGAAGATCGCCCCGGCGGCCGCGAAAGCATAACAGATGGCCGCTCAAAGGATCGCGCTGCAAAACCTCCTGGACCTGCAAGGACAGCGACGGGAAGCCCCTGCG of Rhodomicrobium vannielii ATCC 17100 contains these proteins:
- a CDS encoding LexA family protein, with product MALSLFLSRVPAGFPSPADDYLEGELDLNKFLIRNPAATFYVRLSGDSMVMAGLFDGDILVVDRAISARHRHIVVAVVDGELTVKRLWSSGGVIELRSENPAYQPIKMVEGRELVIWGVVTGSIRRFEA
- a CDS encoding recombinase family protein, which produces MTRIDQLAHSVKDLKSIVLELREKGVALPATEQPIDTSTEAGKDTADAA
- the tnpC gene encoding IS66 family transposase — protein: MILAERAARLSAEAVAARARAATSSTDALIAHLRLEIEKLRRVLYGSRSEHKARLLEQMELQLEELETAAAEDELLAETATARTQGTPSSTRKHPSRKPFPAHLPRERVVLPAPTCCPSCGSTKLSKLGEDVTETLEVVPRRWKVIQTVREKFSCRCCEAIAQPPAPFHATPRGFAGPGLLAMILFEKFGQHQPLNRQSERYAREGVELSVSTLADQVGSCMAALQPLQALIEAHVLSAERLFGDDTTVPILAKGKTVTGRIWTYVRDDRPFGGTAPPAALYYASRDRRQEHPESHLRDFAGILQADAYSGYNGLYDPAREKGAIVSALCWAHARRQFFELADIAANAKRGKQAPAISPIALEAVKRIDALFDIERSINGLPASERLRVRQKQSAPLLADLKTSLGEERSRLSRSASVARPIDYLLKRWDRFAAFLGDGRICLSNNSAERALRGFALGRKSWLFAGSDRGADRAAFMMTMIMTAKLNGIDPMAWLADVLARIAGQPQSRLHELLPWEWKQPGLQLAA
- a CDS encoding DUF4160 domain-containing protein, whose amino-acid sequence is MVTIHRAFGFRVVIYPGDHEPAHVHVTKGGGMAVINLVGPDGKPDLVRTEKLKTKEIRDVMRVVAEKPRSVFGAV
- the tnpB gene encoding IS66 family insertion sequence element accessory protein TnpB (TnpB, as the term is used for proteins encoded by IS66 family insertion elements, is considered an accessory protein, since TnpC, encoded by a neighboring gene, is a DDE family transposase.) is translated as MIPVPTGVRVWLATGHTDMRRGFPSLSLQVQEVLQRDPLSGHLLCFRGRRGDLLKVIWHDGQGACLFTKRLEKGRFLWPSPADGAISISPAQLGYLLSGIDWRNPQKTWRPTSVG
- a CDS encoding HAD-IA family hydrolase, producing the protein MAVWSLGPNCGIEKRLAAWICPSCEVTVAHQRACCFATGDLIRNATLVFDLDGTIADTAGDLIEAANAALAEQGFSKASPAAIRHGVGYGAKAMLRAALDETREAADEAELDHLAQQLVAFYEQRIAVQTTLFPGFLDAALALRSRGAKLALCTNKTERLMTRLLSELGIADLFEAVAGRDTFPFHKPDPRHITQLVAQAGGRLPFAAMIGDSEADIAAARGAGIAAIAVRFGYAAVPADALGADAVLDSFVELPDLVERLLGRVASEA
- the istB gene encoding IS21-like element helper ATPase IstB, which encodes MSSCDDRLLDMLGKLKLFGVRDRLDSLLDEASRSDLDMRQTLTLLLEREIARKDARRIEMALKLAHFPMVRDLTGFDFAAQPSVDARQVRDLAAGRWIANSENVLLLGPPGVGKTHLAIALGREAILAGYAALFMPATALVVQLARAHVEGRLEDRLMHFAKPKLLIVDELGYLPFEPSAAHLFFQLVSRRYEKGAMLITSNRSVGEWDAVFGDPVVATAILDRLLHHSHVITIRGDSYRLKEKRRSGLLQKTAATEPKPQRTDQ